The Porphyrobacter sp. HT-58-2 genome has a window encoding:
- the ileS gene encoding isoleucine--tRNA ligase: protein MTDETTARAKEAKDYRDTVFLPKTDFPMKAGLPQKEPGIAARWEQIGLYDALRKARRGREKFILHDGPPYANGDIHVGHALNHILKDMVCRTQNLLGRDAPYVPGWDCHGLPIEWKVEEQYRKEKKAKPVLTGAGRDEAAVMAFRDECRAYAQKWVDVQRGQLKRLGIMGDWDHPYLTMQKESEAVIVAELLKLAEAGNLYRGSKPVMWSPVEQTALAEAEVEYEDIVSTQIDVAFEIVESQSPTIQALLDKGWPVAAVVWTTTPWTIPVNQAIAFSETTDYVLFYEGGGVQHYLVAADLARQFERRAGLISGPDTYELPKEGDPSCYIYAERVKGSELAGTLVRHPMHHLGGFYATPRPLLPGDFVTTDSGTGLVHMAPDHGEDDFDLCKANGINPVFAVMDDGRYRDDWGWLGGADERRMSVINPKFNAPDGPICSDLREAGALLAASADYAHSYPHSWRSKAKVIFRCTPQWFVPMDKPLPGVSTSLDTNGVESTTPQPFASSEVETLRSTALAEIQRVQFIPEKGRNRIGAMVEGRPDWVLSRQRAWGVPITLFVRPDGSYLQDPAVNARIVAAVNAEGMDAWNSANKAAFLGPNYDPDDYAMVTDILDVWFDSGCTHAFVLESGRWPDLQWPANLYLEGSDQHRGWFQSSLLQSSATRGRAPYDQVLTHGFTMDAKGKKMSKSLGNTVDPLKVMETYGADIIRLWALSVDFTEDHRIGDEILKGVGDQYRKLRNTFRYLLGALDGFVGDMSDAGELPELEVYILALLSELDGKLRAAAEAYDFNLYTRLLVDFCNEDLSAFFFDIRKDSLYCDGPDSTTRNAYRTVLDLLFHALVRYAAPVLVFTAEEVWLSRYPEDGEEDDAGQRGSVHLLEWPSVPGVRADTAKWDALRALRDQVNEAIEPLRRDKTIRSSLEAEVVVPASAVPEGVSDEQLAELFITATVTRGQGESVIVTKTQHHKCSRCWRHLPDVAEEGALCGRCDEVVSAMDAGAGA from the coding sequence ATGACCGACGAAACCACAGCGCGCGCCAAAGAAGCGAAAGACTATCGGGACACCGTCTTCCTGCCGAAGACCGATTTCCCCATGAAGGCCGGCCTCCCCCAGAAGGAGCCGGGCATTGCCGCGCGCTGGGAGCAGATCGGGCTCTATGACGCCCTGCGCAAAGCCCGTCGGGGTCGGGAAAAGTTCATCCTTCACGACGGCCCGCCCTATGCCAATGGCGACATCCACGTGGGCCATGCGCTGAACCACATCCTCAAGGACATGGTCTGCCGCACCCAGAACCTGCTGGGCCGCGATGCGCCTTACGTGCCCGGCTGGGACTGCCACGGCCTGCCCATCGAGTGGAAGGTCGAAGAGCAGTATCGCAAGGAGAAGAAGGCCAAGCCCGTCCTCACCGGCGCGGGGCGTGACGAGGCGGCGGTCATGGCGTTCCGCGACGAATGCCGCGCCTATGCGCAGAAGTGGGTCGACGTGCAGCGCGGGCAGCTGAAGCGCCTCGGCATCATGGGCGATTGGGACCACCCCTACCTCACCATGCAGAAGGAGAGCGAGGCGGTGATCGTCGCCGAGCTGCTCAAGCTGGCCGAGGCGGGGAACCTCTATCGCGGCTCGAAGCCGGTGATGTGGTCGCCGGTCGAACAGACCGCGCTGGCTGAGGCGGAGGTCGAATACGAGGACATTGTTTCCACGCAGATCGACGTGGCGTTCGAGATTGTGGAATCGCAGTCGCCGACGATCCAAGCACTTCTCGACAAGGGCTGGCCGGTCGCAGCTGTCGTTTGGACGACAACTCCTTGGACGATCCCCGTCAACCAAGCGATCGCATTCAGCGAAACGACGGATTACGTTCTATTCTACGAGGGCGGTGGCGTTCAGCACTATCTGGTCGCGGCTGACCTCGCCAGGCAATTCGAACGACGCGCTGGCTTGATTTCTGGTCCTGACACTTATGAGCTTCCAAAAGAGGGTGATCCGTCCTGTTACATCTATGCTGAGCGGGTGAAAGGCTCCGAACTCGCTGGCACCCTCGTCCGCCACCCGATGCACCACCTCGGCGGGTTCTACGCGACCCCGCGCCCGTTGTTGCCCGGCGACTTCGTCACCACCGATAGCGGTACCGGCCTCGTCCACATGGCGCCCGATCATGGCGAGGACGACTTCGACCTCTGCAAAGCCAACGGCATCAACCCCGTCTTCGCGGTGATGGACGACGGGCGTTATCGGGACGACTGGGGCTGGCTGGGCGGCGCGGACGAGCGCCGCATGAGCGTCATCAACCCCAAGTTCAACGCGCCCGACGGCCCGATCTGCTCGGACCTGCGCGAAGCGGGCGCGCTGCTCGCCGCGAGCGCGGATTACGCGCACTCCTACCCGCACTCGTGGCGCTCCAAGGCCAAGGTGATCTTCCGCTGCACCCCGCAATGGTTCGTGCCGATGGACAAGCCTTTGCCGGGTGTCTCGACTTCGCTCGACACGAACGGAGTTGAGAGCACCACCCCCCAGCCGTTCGCGTCGAGCGAAGTCGAGACGCTGAGAAGCACCGCCCTCGCAGAAATCCAGCGCGTGCAGTTCATCCCCGAAAAGGGCCGCAACCGGATCGGTGCGATGGTCGAAGGCCGGCCCGACTGGGTGCTCTCCCGCCAGCGCGCATGGGGTGTGCCGATCACGCTGTTCGTGCGGCCTGACGGCTCCTATCTGCAAGACCCCGCCGTCAACGCCCGCATCGTCGCGGCGGTGAACGCGGAAGGCATGGACGCGTGGAACAGCGCCAACAAGGCGGCGTTCCTTGGGCCCAACTACGACCCCGACGACTACGCAATGGTCACCGACATTCTCGACGTGTGGTTCGATAGCGGCTGCACTCACGCCTTCGTGCTCGAAAGCGGGCGCTGGCCCGACCTGCAATGGCCCGCCAACCTCTACCTCGAAGGCTCCGACCAGCACCGCGGCTGGTTCCAGTCCTCGCTGCTGCAATCCAGCGCCACGCGCGGGCGTGCGCCTTACGATCAGGTCTTGACCCACGGCTTCACCATGGATGCCAAGGGCAAGAAGATGTCGAAGAGCCTCGGCAACACGGTCGATCCGCTGAAGGTGATGGAAACCTACGGCGCGGACATCATCCGGCTGTGGGCGCTTTCGGTCGACTTCACCGAGGATCACCGCATCGGCGACGAGATCCTCAAGGGCGTCGGCGACCAGTATCGCAAGCTGCGCAACACCTTCCGCTACCTGCTCGGCGCGCTCGACGGCTTCGTGGGCGACATGAGCGATGCGGGGGAATTGCCGGAGCTGGAGGTCTATATCCTCGCACTGCTGTCCGAACTGGACGGCAAGCTGCGCGCGGCGGCTGAGGCTTACGACTTCAACCTCTACACCCGCCTGCTGGTGGATTTCTGCAACGAAGACCTCTCGGCCTTCTTCTTCGATATCCGCAAGGACTCGCTCTATTGCGACGGGCCGGATTCGACCACGCGCAACGCCTATCGCACGGTGCTCGACCTGCTGTTCCACGCGCTGGTGCGCTATGCCGCGCCGGTGCTGGTGTTCACGGCGGAGGAAGTGTGGCTCTCCCGCTATCCCGAGGACGGCGAGGAAGATGACGCGGGCCAGCGCGGAAGCGTCCACCTGCTCGAATGGCCGAGCGTGCCGGGCGTGCGGGCCGATACCGCCAAATGGGACGCGCTCAGGGCGCTGCGGGATCAGGTCAACGAAGCGATCGAGCCGCTGCGCCGCGACAAGACCATCCGCTCCAGCCTCGAAGCGGAAGTGGTGGTCCCCGCCAGCGCCGTGCCAGAGGGCGTGTCGGACGAACAACTCGCCGAACTGTTCATCACCGCGACAGTCACGCGCGGGCAGGGCGAGAGCGTGATCGTGACCAAGACACAGCACCACAAATGCAGCCGCTGCTGGCGCCATCTGCCCGACGTGGCTGAGGAAGGCGCGCTGTGCGGTCGCTGCGATGAAGTGGTCAGCGCGATGGATGCGGGGGCTGGGGCATGA
- the lspA gene encoding signal peptidase II, with product MKGLFTRNRLIGLVLAAIVAIIDQAVKWYVVGPLALRQVGSIDLLPFFDLTYTENRGVSLGMFQATDMETRWALVLLTAVIALVVLVWMMREKVLADIIGLALILGGAIGNIRDRYDLGYVIDYADFHIGDFRPFLIFNIADAAITIGVLIILARSLFVRDKEETETGDAPRGEPNDA from the coding sequence ATGAAGGGCCTTTTCACCCGCAACCGGCTGATCGGCCTGGTGCTGGCGGCCATCGTCGCCATCATCGATCAGGCGGTGAAATGGTACGTGGTCGGCCCGCTCGCGCTCCGGCAAGTCGGCAGCATCGACCTGCTGCCCTTCTTCGACCTCACCTATACCGAAAACCGGGGTGTCTCGCTCGGGATGTTCCAGGCGACCGACATGGAGACGCGCTGGGCGCTGGTGCTGCTGACTGCGGTGATTGCGCTGGTGGTGCTGGTGTGGATGATGCGCGAGAAGGTGCTGGCCGACATCATCGGCCTTGCGCTGATCCTCGGCGGGGCGATCGGCAATATCCGCGATCGCTATGATCTGGGCTATGTCATCGACTATGCCGATTTCCACATCGGGGACTTCCGCCCCTTCCTGATCTTCAACATCGCCGACGCCGCGATCACCATCGGCGTTCTAATCATCCTTGCCCGCAGCCTGTTCGTGCGCGACAAGGAGGAAACCGAAACCGGGGATGCGCCCCGTGGAGAGCCCAATGATGCGTAA
- a CDS encoding DUF3035 domain-containing protein yields the protein MRNLTPVILLAGVSAMLAACGGGGGVFNRARPDEFAVQRQAPLVVPPDFTLTPPAPGAPRPAEGNAAEQALDALFGGPAPRSRIEASLIDRAGNAAPSIRSQVGDTGTNTVAKGRVTRDIIAAPEGDGQSASTVIPSA from the coding sequence ATGCGTAACCTCACACCCGTGATCCTGCTGGCCGGCGTTTCAGCGATGCTGGCGGCCTGTGGCGGCGGCGGCGGGGTGTTCAACCGCGCCCGTCCCGATGAATTCGCGGTGCAGCGTCAGGCGCCGCTGGTGGTGCCGCCCGATTTCACCCTCACCCCGCCCGCCCCCGGCGCCCCGCGCCCGGCGGAAGGCAATGCGGCTGAGCAGGCGCTTGATGCGCTGTTCGGTGGCCCCGCGCCGCGCAGCCGGATCGAAGCGAGCCTGATCGACCGTGCCGGCAATGCCGCGCCGAGCATCCGCAGCCAGGTCGGCGACACCGGCACCAACACCGTCGCCAAGGGCCGGGTCACCCGCGACATCATCGCCGCACCGGAAGGTGACGGGCAGTCGGCTTCTACCGTAATTCCGAGCGCCTAA
- a CDS encoding hemolysin family protein, with protein sequence MTPFPWIDLAIILALVVLNGVFAMSELAIVSAKTSALEAKAEAGSASARIAIALAANPGKFLSTVQIGITLIGIIAGAYSGASLGGPVGERLAAMGLPEKFADETGFAVVIAFTTYLSLIVGELVPKQLALRAAVPVSLVMARPMAFLAKAAAPLVWLLDSSSAAIIRLFGIRGGDEGTVTAEELRMIFAEATRSGVIEAEQRQILTGVVRLAERPVREMMTPRTEVDWIEADAGLAEIRETIEDSSHSLLPVAEGSPDTILGVVKVRDVLAALVAGRPVALRDMMRKVEVVPDQLDAMDALRVLQQAEVAMAVVHDEYGHFEGIVTPVDLLTAIVGNFASDSDDGDLPSVIEREDGSLLVSGSLSADALADRLGLEYGEDREFGTAAGYALSVLKKLPHEGEHFNDQGWRFEVVDMDGRRIDKLLVTREGED encoded by the coding sequence GTGACACCTTTTCCCTGGATCGATCTGGCCATCATTCTCGCGCTCGTTGTGCTCAACGGTGTGTTTGCCATGTCCGAACTCGCCATCGTCTCGGCCAAGACCAGCGCGCTCGAAGCCAAGGCGGAAGCCGGCTCTGCCAGTGCACGCATCGCCATTGCTCTGGCGGCGAACCCGGGCAAGTTCCTCTCCACCGTGCAGATTGGCATCACGCTGATCGGGATCATCGCCGGGGCCTATTCGGGGGCCAGTCTGGGCGGGCCGGTGGGCGAACGGCTGGCGGCCATGGGCCTGCCCGAGAAATTCGCGGACGAGACCGGCTTTGCCGTGGTGATCGCCTTCACCACCTATCTCAGCCTGATCGTCGGCGAACTGGTGCCAAAGCAGCTGGCCCTGCGCGCGGCGGTGCCGGTATCGCTGGTGATGGCCCGCCCGATGGCGTTTCTCGCCAAGGCCGCTGCGCCGTTGGTGTGGCTGCTGGATTCCAGCTCGGCCGCGATCATCCGCCTGTTCGGCATTCGTGGCGGCGACGAGGGTACCGTTACCGCCGAAGAGCTGCGCATGATCTTTGCCGAAGCGACCCGGTCAGGCGTGATCGAGGCGGAACAGCGCCAGATCCTCACCGGCGTTGTCCGGCTGGCCGAACGCCCGGTGCGCGAAATGATGACCCCGCGCACCGAAGTCGACTGGATCGAGGCCGACGCCGGCCTGGCGGAAATCCGCGAGACGATCGAAGACAGCTCCCATTCGCTGCTGCCGGTGGCCGAAGGCTCGCCCGACACGATCCTCGGCGTCGTCAAGGTGCGCGATGTGCTCGCGGCGCTGGTGGCGGGCCGCCCGGTGGCCCTGCGCGACATGATGCGCAAAGTCGAAGTGGTGCCGGATCAGCTTGACGCGATGGACGCGCTGCGGGTGCTCCAGCAGGCCGAAGTGGCGATGGCGGTGGTGCATGATGAATACGGCCATTTCGAAGGGATCGTCACCCCCGTCGATCTGCTCACCGCGATCGTCGGCAATTTCGCCAGCGACAGCGATGATGGCGATCTGCCGAGCGTGATCGAGCGCGAGGACGGATCCTTGCTGGTTTCAGGCTCGCTGTCAGCCGACGCTCTGGCTGACAGGTTGGGGCTGGAATATGGCGAGGACCGCGAGTTCGGCACGGCGGCGGGCTATGCCCTCTCGGTGCTCAAGAAACTGCCGCACGAAGGTGAACACTTCAACGATCAGGGCTGGCGCTTCGAGGTGGTCGACATGGACGGCCGCCGCATCGACAAGCTGCTGGTGACCCGCGAGGGTGAGGACTGA
- a CDS encoding OmpA family protein has product MTFSRILLSGTAALALLGTSACVTDPNTGERKISRTAIGTGLGGTLGYLLGGAIGGDAGRIIGAGIGGSAGAILGKQYDDQIKELKEQTAGSGVDVEEVGDQEAILVRLPDGVTFATGSAAINPGFYETLNNVAETLIKYPNSLIDVYGFTDTTGSPATNQRLSEQRAQAVADYIAARGVARSRIATQGFGEQYDYLRVKTGDNVNEPLNRRVEIKIIPISQDDVNAARAGN; this is encoded by the coding sequence ATGACGTTTTCACGGATCCTGCTGTCAGGCACCGCCGCGCTTGCCCTGCTGGGCACCAGCGCCTGCGTGACCGACCCCAACACCGGTGAAAGGAAGATCTCCCGCACTGCCATCGGCACTGGCCTTGGCGGCACGCTTGGCTATCTGCTCGGCGGGGCGATCGGCGGCGATGCCGGGCGCATCATCGGTGCCGGGATCGGCGGATCAGCCGGGGCGATCCTCGGCAAGCAGTATGACGACCAGATCAAGGAACTGAAGGAACAGACCGCGGGCAGCGGTGTGGATGTCGAGGAAGTGGGCGATCAGGAAGCGATCCTCGTGCGCCTGCCTGACGGGGTGACCTTCGCCACCGGGTCGGCGGCGATCAATCCCGGCTTCTACGAAACACTCAACAATGTCGCCGAAACGCTGATCAAGTACCCGAACAGCCTGATCGACGTCTACGGCTTCACCGACACCACCGGCTCGCCCGCCACCAACCAGCGCCTGTCCGAACAGCGCGCGCAGGCCGTCGCCGACTATATTGCCGCGCGCGGCGTGGCCCGGTCGCGCATTGCGACACAGGGTTTCGGCGAACAATATGACTATCTGCGCGTCAAGACCGGCGACAATGTCAACGAACCGCTCAACCGCCGGGTCGAGATCAAGATCATCCCGATCAGCCAGGACGATGTGAACGCCGCGCGCGCCGGGAACTGA
- a CDS encoding 3'(2'),5'-bisphosphate nucleotidase CysQ: MIDRDRLQAIVREAGRIAHARWPGAGHALRSWDKSPDNPVSEADLEVDRFLKRELHRLLPSAAWLSEETADDKVRTASGLIWLVDPVDGTRDFVRGRAGWAISVALVSAGRPLIGMLAAPARGEEWLAVAGQGATLNGLPIRASQRTEFAGARVPTHSLPREDSDLVAVDQPNSIALRIAMVADDRADLVATLRWGYEWDIAAATLIAREAGAEVTDAFGQPLAYNKHDPRDFGVLVCSPAIHAAAVERLAERAKALR; this comes from the coding sequence ATGATTGACAGGGATCGCCTTCAAGCAATCGTCCGCGAGGCGGGCCGGATCGCCCATGCGCGCTGGCCAGGAGCGGGCCATGCCCTGCGCAGCTGGGACAAGAGTCCTGACAATCCGGTGAGCGAGGCCGACCTCGAAGTGGACCGGTTTCTGAAGCGCGAATTGCATCGCCTGCTGCCGTCTGCCGCGTGGCTTTCGGAGGAGACGGCCGATGACAAGGTGCGCACCGCCAGCGGGCTGATCTGGCTGGTCGATCCGGTCGACGGCACGCGCGACTTCGTTCGCGGCAGGGCGGGCTGGGCGATTTCCGTCGCACTGGTGAGCGCGGGTCGTCCGCTGATCGGGATGCTGGCGGCACCGGCGCGGGGCGAGGAGTGGCTGGCGGTGGCGGGACAGGGCGCGACCCTCAACGGCTTGCCGATCCGGGCGAGCCAGCGCACGGAATTCGCAGGTGCGCGGGTGCCGACCCACAGCCTGCCGCGCGAGGACAGCGATCTGGTCGCGGTCGATCAGCCCAATTCGATCGCGCTGAGGATCGCGATGGTCGCCGATGACCGCGCCGATCTGGTCGCGACGCTGCGCTGGGGCTACGAATGGGATATCGCCGCTGCGACGCTGATTGCGCGCGAGGCGGGGGCGGAAGTCACCGATGCTTTCGGCCAGCCGCTCGCCTACAACAAGCATGACCCGCGCGATTTCGGCGTGCTGGTGTGCTCGCCCGCGATCCATGCCGCGGCGGTGGAGCGGCTGGCGGAGCGGGCCAAGGCGCTCCGGTAG
- the sucC gene encoding ADP-forming succinate--CoA ligase subunit beta: MNVHEYQAKELLAKHGIAVPAGHAALSVEEAVEAAKKLPGPLYVVKAQIHAGGRGKGKFKELPADAKGGVRLAKSLDEVRAHAEEMLGNTLVTIQTGEAGKQVNRLYITDGVDIAKEYYLSLLVDRASGRVAFVVSTEGGMDIETVAHDTPELITTFSVDPAQGFQPHHGRAVAFALKLQGDLNKQAQKLAKQLYDAFLATDCEMLEINPLVESEDGKLLVLDAKMSFDGNALYRHPDIEALRDETEEDPAEVEASEYDLAYIKLDGNIGCMVNGAGLAMATMDIIKLNGAFPANFLDVGGGATTEKVTAAFKIILKDPAVEGILVNIFGGIMKCDVIANGIVQAAKDVNLQVPLVVRLEGTNVAEGKAILDNSGLAIVSADNLGDAAQKIVAEVKKAA, from the coding sequence ATGAACGTTCACGAATATCAGGCCAAGGAACTGCTCGCCAAGCACGGGATCGCGGTGCCGGCAGGCCATGCCGCGCTCAGCGTCGAAGAAGCGGTGGAAGCCGCCAAGAAGCTGCCCGGGCCGCTCTATGTCGTGAAGGCGCAGATCCATGCAGGCGGACGCGGGAAGGGCAAGTTCAAGGAGCTTCCGGCTGACGCCAAGGGCGGCGTGCGCCTCGCCAAGAGCCTCGATGAAGTGCGCGCCCATGCCGAGGAAATGCTCGGCAACACGCTGGTCACTATCCAGACGGGCGAAGCGGGCAAGCAGGTCAACCGCCTCTACATCACCGACGGCGTCGACATCGCCAAGGAATACTACCTCTCGCTGCTGGTCGACCGCGCGTCGGGCCGCGTCGCCTTCGTCGTCTCGACCGAGGGCGGGATGGATATCGAGACCGTGGCGCATGACACGCCGGAACTCATCACCACCTTCAGCGTCGATCCGGCGCAGGGCTTCCAGCCGCACCACGGCCGCGCGGTGGCCTTTGCGCTGAAGCTTCAGGGCGATCTCAACAAGCAGGCGCAGAAACTCGCCAAGCAGCTCTATGACGCCTTCCTCGCCACCGATTGCGAGATGCTGGAGATCAACCCGCTGGTCGAAAGCGAAGATGGCAAGCTGCTGGTGCTCGACGCCAAGATGAGCTTTGACGGCAACGCGCTCTACCGCCACCCCGATATCGAAGCCCTGCGCGACGAGACCGAGGAAGACCCGGCCGAAGTCGAAGCCAGCGAATATGACCTCGCCTACATCAAGCTCGACGGCAACATCGGCTGCATGGTCAACGGCGCGGGCCTCGCCATGGCGACGATGGACATCATCAAGCTGAACGGCGCCTTCCCGGCCAACTTCCTCGACGTGGGCGGCGGCGCCACCACCGAAAAGGTGACCGCGGCGTTCAAGATCATCCTCAAGGACCCGGCGGTGGAAGGCATCCTCGTCAACATCTTCGGCGGGATCATGAAGTGCGACGTGATCGCCAACGGCATCGTGCAGGCGGCCAAGGACGTGAACCTGCAGGTGCCGCTGGTGGTGCGTCTGGAAGGCACCAACGTGGCCGAAGGCAAGGCGATCCTCGACAATTCGGGCCTCGCCATCGTGAGCGCCGACAATCTGGGTGACGCCGCGCAGAAGATCGTCGCGGAAGTGAAGAAGGCCGCCTGA
- a CDS encoding electron transfer flavoprotein subunit beta/FixA family protein, whose product MKILVPVKRVIDYNVKPRVKADGTGVDLANVKMSMNPFDEIAVEEAIRLKEKGAATEIVAVSIGPAKAQETLRTALAMGADRAILVETEEEVEPLAVAKILKAIADEEAPGLVILGKQSISDDSNQTGQMLAALMGRPQGTFANTVEVDGDSVTVKREVDGGLQTVKLALPAIVTTDLRLNEPRYASLPNIMKAKQKPLATKTAGDYGVDLTPRLKTLKVAEPPVRQAGEKVADVAALVEKVKALGIA is encoded by the coding sequence ATGAAGATCCTCGTCCCCGTCAAGCGGGTGATCGATTACAACGTCAAGCCGCGGGTCAAGGCCGACGGCACCGGCGTTGACCTTGCCAACGTCAAGATGAGCATGAACCCGTTCGACGAGATCGCGGTCGAGGAAGCCATCCGCCTCAAGGAAAAGGGCGCGGCCACGGAAATCGTCGCCGTCTCGATCGGCCCGGCCAAGGCGCAGGAAACCCTGCGCACCGCGCTCGCCATGGGTGCGGACCGCGCGATCCTCGTCGAGACCGAAGAAGAAGTCGAGCCGCTGGCGGTTGCGAAGATCCTCAAGGCGATTGCCGATGAAGAAGCCCCCGGCCTCGTCATCCTCGGCAAGCAGTCGATCAGCGACGACAGCAACCAGACCGGCCAGATGCTCGCCGCGCTGATGGGCCGTCCGCAGGGCACCTTTGCCAACACCGTCGAAGTCGACGGCGACTCTGTCACCGTGAAGCGCGAAGTTGATGGCGGCCTCCAGACCGTGAAGCTCGCGCTCCCCGCGATCGTCACCACCGACCTGCGCCTGAACGAGCCGCGCTATGCCTCGCTGCCGAACATCATGAAGGCGAAGCAGAAGCCGCTCGCGACCAAGACCGCCGGTGATTACGGCGTCGATCTGACCCCGCGCCTCAAGACCCTCAAGGTCGCCGAGCCACCGGTGCGCCAGGCGGGCGAAAAGGTCGCCGACGTCGCCGCGCTGGTCGAGAAGGTCAAGGCGCTCGGCATCGCTTGA
- a CDS encoding electron transfer flavoprotein subunit alpha/FixB family protein, producing MKTLVLVEHDNTKVNDATLAVVTAASKLGEVHLLVAGHNCGSVAEAAAKIAGVAKVHVADDAAYANGLAENVAPLAAALMAEHDAFLAPATTQGKNIAPRVAAHLDVMQVSEILSVEGPKTFTRPIYAGNAIATVESTDAKLVITVRGTAFEKAATEGGSAAIEAVSGPGDAGTSSFVSSEIAKSERPELTSAKIIVSGGRALKDAETFEATITPLADKLGAAIGASRAAVDAGYVPNDYQVGQTGKIVAPEVYFAIGISGAIQHLAGMKDSKVIIAINKDEDAPIFQVADIGLVADLYAAVPELTGAL from the coding sequence ATGAAGACTCTGGTTCTCGTCGAACATGACAACACCAAGGTGAACGACGCGACGCTCGCGGTGGTCACCGCTGCATCGAAGCTCGGCGAAGTCCACCTGCTGGTTGCCGGTCACAACTGCGGCTCGGTGGCCGAAGCTGCCGCCAAGATCGCGGGCGTGGCCAAGGTCCACGTTGCGGACGATGCGGCTTACGCCAACGGCCTTGCCGAAAACGTCGCCCCGCTCGCCGCCGCGCTGATGGCCGAGCACGACGCCTTCCTCGCCCCCGCCACCACGCAGGGCAAGAACATCGCCCCGCGCGTCGCCGCGCATCTCGACGTGATGCAGGTCAGCGAGATCCTGTCGGTCGAAGGCCCCAAGACCTTCACCCGCCCGATCTACGCCGGCAACGCCATCGCCACCGTCGAATCGACCGATGCCAAGCTCGTCATCACCGTGCGCGGCACCGCCTTTGAAAAGGCGGCGACCGAAGGCGGCTCGGCTGCCATCGAAGCCGTCAGCGGCCCCGGTGATGCCGGCACCTCCAGCTTCGTCAGCTCGGAAATCGCCAAGAGCGAGCGTCCGGAACTGACCAGCGCCAAGATCATCGTCTCGGGCGGCCGCGCGCTGAAGGACGCGGAGACCTTCGAAGCGACCATCACGCCGCTCGCCGACAAGCTCGGCGCCGCCATCGGCGCGAGCCGCGCGGCGGTCGATGCGGGCTATGTCCCCAACGACTATCAGGTCGGCCAGACCGGCAAGATCGTCGCCCCGGAAGTGTACTTCGCCATCGGCATCTCGGGCGCGATCCAGCACCTTGCGGGCATGAAGGATTCCAAGGTCATCATCGCCATCAACAAGGACGAAGACGCCCCGATCTTCCAGGTCGCGGATATCGGCCTTGTCGCGGACCTCTATGCCGCTGTGCCGGAGCTGACCGGCGCGCTGTAA
- a CDS encoding energy transducer TonB encodes MRSGFLACCALAVSAQAALAADEYPADLLAREEVSILKPITQWSIDYGENKCRISRLFGTQEAPHLLYMEQAAPGNLFALAIAGSELGKVQRDSVLKLGLAEDQIAREISGLTADFGQIGRGVIKKDARLREATPLKEGEVRWLNGRLDPKEGAAIKRIVLARRNKAVVFETGALDMAADAMNACTSDLLAHWGLDPDQHKQFRAARILNIDAIVKRIFNTYPRRAALQEEEGDVSTRLIVEADGTVSDCMIEGLTANEALKPELCKILRDARFEPAQGADGQPIRSFYIVPVAYRLF; translated from the coding sequence ATGCGATCTGGCTTTCTCGCGTGCTGCGCGCTTGCTGTTTCAGCACAGGCGGCGCTGGCAGCGGACGAATATCCTGCCGACCTGTTGGCGCGCGAAGAGGTCAGCATACTCAAGCCGATCACGCAGTGGAGCATTGATTACGGCGAAAACAAGTGCCGTATCTCTCGCCTGTTCGGGACGCAGGAAGCGCCGCACCTGCTGTATATGGAACAGGCCGCGCCCGGAAACCTCTTTGCGCTGGCCATCGCCGGCTCCGAACTTGGAAAGGTCCAGCGTGACAGCGTCCTTAAGCTGGGCTTGGCCGAAGACCAGATCGCCCGCGAGATTAGCGGATTGACCGCCGATTTCGGCCAGATCGGGCGCGGCGTCATCAAGAAGGACGCGCGGCTTCGCGAAGCCACGCCCCTGAAAGAGGGCGAGGTGCGGTGGCTGAACGGACGGCTCGATCCGAAGGAGGGCGCCGCGATCAAGCGCATCGTGCTGGCCCGCCGCAACAAGGCAGTCGTCTTCGAAACGGGCGCACTGGACATGGCGGCCGATGCGATGAATGCCTGCACCAGCGATCTGTTGGCGCATTGGGGTCTCGACCCCGATCAGCACAAGCAGTTTCGTGCCGCCAGGATTCTCAACATCGACGCGATCGTCAAACGCATCTTCAACACCTACCCGCGCAGAGCCGCGCTGCAGGAGGAAGAAGGCGATGTCAGCACACGCCTGATCGTGGAAGCAGACGGAACCGTGTCGGACTGCATGATCGAAGGGCTGACCGCCAACGAGGCGCTGAAGCCCGAATTGTGCAAGATCCTGCGGGACGCGCGCTTCGAACCGGCCCAAGGCGCGGACGGGCAGCCGATAAGATCATTCTACATCGTCCCGGTTGCCTATCGCCTGTTCTGA